CATCGACTGGCGCGCGCAACATCCGTCCAACGACATCATGACCGAGTTGCTCAACGCGGAGTTCGAGGACGAGACCGGAACGGTCCGGCGCATGCGACGCGACGAACTGCTCACCTACGTCACCGTGGTCTCCGGCGCCGGCAACGAGACCACCACCCGGCTGATCGGTTGGGCGGGAAAGGTTTTGGCGGAACACCCGGATCAGCGTCGGGCGCTGGTGGAGAATCCGGCGTTGATTCCCGCGGCCGTCGAAGAATTGTTGCGGTACGAGCCGCCGGCGCCGCACGTCGCCCGGTACGTCACCCGCGACGTCGACTACTACGGCCAACGGGTCCCCGAAGGCAGCGTCATGATGATGCTGATCGGCGCGGCGAACCGCGACCATCGTCAATTCCCGCCTGACGGAGACGTTTTCGACATCCGCCGCGAGCCACGTCAACACCTCACGTTCAGCGTCGGCACCCACTATTGTCTCGGCTCGGCGCTGGCCCGCCTGGAGGGCCGGATCGCGCTCGAAGAGATTCTGAAGCGCTTCCCCGAATGGGATGTCGACCTAGCCGAGGCCACGCTTTCCCCGACGTCGACCGTGCGGGGTTGGGAATCCATGCCGGCCGTCTTCGGCTGAGTTACCTACTGAGTTACTAAGGAGGGAAACATGACTGGACGTGTAGAAGGTAAGGTCGCCTTCGTCACCGGGGCGGCGCGGGGCCAGGGGCGCAGCCACGCGGTGC
This genomic stretch from Mycobacterium paragordonae harbors:
- a CDS encoding cytochrome P450, whose translation is MTVSAASDVYFDPYDVELNADPYPMFRRLREESPLYYNEQHDFYALSRFADVDNAIVDYQTFSSARGAILELIRANIDMPPGVLIFEDPPVHDIHRKLLSRMFTPRKISDLEPKIREFCARSLDPLVDTGRFDFVNDLGAQMPMRVIGMLLGVPEEDQEAARDFANAQMRTEAGKPMEFSAETMLNGEFFGQYIDWRAQHPSNDIMTELLNAEFEDETGTVRRMRRDELLTYVTVVSGAGNETTTRLIGWAGKVLAEHPDQRRALVENPALIPAAVEELLRYEPPAPHVARYVTRDVDYYGQRVPEGSVMMMLIGAANRDHRQFPPDGDVFDIRREPRQHLTFSVGTHYCLGSALARLEGRIALEEILKRFPEWDVDLAEATLSPTSTVRGWESMPAVFG